A stretch of DNA from Lentisphaerota bacterium:
TCCCCGGACCGACCTGCGCGGTGTCGCCATCCACCGCCTGCTTCCCGCAGATCACGAGGTCGGCCCGGCCCAGCGTGCGGATGGCACAGGCCAGGGCGTAGCTGGTTGCCCAGGTGTCAGAGCCGCCGAAGGCGCGGTGGCTCAGCAGAATGGCGCGGTCGGCCCCCTGTGACACGGCTTCGCGCAGGACCGCCTCGGCCTTGGGCGGTCCCATCGAAAGGACGACCACTTCGCCGCCAAACCGCTCGCGCAGCAGCACGCCCTCTTCGACCGCATAGGTGTCAAAGGGGTTGAGGATGGCCTTGACGCCCTCGCGCACGATCCGCTTGGTCTCGGGATCAATCAAGGCGTCGTTGGTGGCCGGAACTTGCTTGATGCAGACCACGATGCGCATGGGTTGGAAATCTTTCTGGCTTAGAACAGGCCGGTGACCCGACCGGTGGCGGTGTCGACGTCAATGCGGCGGAAGGCGGGATCGGAGGCCGTGCCGGGCATGAGCTTGATGTCGCCGGCCACAGGGACGACGAAACCGGCACCCCGGTAGACCATAAAATCA
This window harbors:
- a CDS encoding electron transfer flavoprotein subunit beta/FixA family protein → MRIVVCIKQVPATNDALIDPETKRIVREGVKAILNPFDTYAVEEGVLLRERFGGEVVVLSMGPPKAEAVLREAVSQGADRAILLSHRAFGGSDTWATSYALACAIRTLGRADLVICGKQAVDGDTAQVGPGIAAHLGWPQATQVMQIRSATPETLVAVRMHEDGYDVCELTLPAVITVVKDINSPRVPTLRSHLAAQQMEVPVWTPETIGADTAKIGLDGSPTRVVKTEPPPPRHKASRRITGSPDACAAGLLHELRTRSLV